The window TCAAGCACGCCTGGATCTACCTGGCCCTGCTCCTTAATCTGGTCCACCAAGTATTCCCTGGAAGCGCTTTCACTGGCTGATTCCGATCCTCCCGTAGTTCCATCGGTATTGTACTGAGGTGTGTCAGCATTAGCATCTGTCCCGGCCACTCCCTGTGTACTGCCCTCAGAGACAGAGGATTCATTGTACGTCTCTTCCTTACTTACAATACCTGTTTTATCCTGCTCATCAATCTTCTCCGGCGTAGTGTAGCTTGTACTTTCCCGGATCAGCTTTTCCATATTTATCTTCGCCCTTGCAGAAACCTTGACATTGTCCTCCCCGTAAATAGGGCCCAGGACCTTCATAACCTTTTTATCGATCTGATCCTCAACTACCTGGGCGATCTCTTCCGCATCTGACCCATCTTTTGCGCTCTGCCCATCCGTGGAGACATCGTTTCCATTGCCGTCAAAAACAGCCACATCCTCCAACTCCATCTCAGGTACGCTCTTTGCAATCAGGCGCTGGATTGCCGCCGCCTGGTCTTCTGTCGGCGAACCTCCGTCGTCCATAGTAACCACGGCGGATGCGCTTGACTTTTCTTTCTGGTCGTCACTGAGTGCATACTTGCTTTCTTCACCCAGGGCAATGGTTACTTTCGCATCCTTAACCCCATCAAAAAGGCGGATTGTTGATCCAATACGATCCTGAAGTTCATATAATTTATAGGTGTTTTTATCAGAATCCGTGGTCATCATACCAGCATTGTCCTTGAAGGTGTCGTATGTAAAACCGCTCTTAGGATAACCTTCCTGAACTAATTTTGCCTTTGCCAGATCTACCTCATCCTCTTTTACCAGGATCGTAGAATCATCCTTAAAACGGAATTCTGTGCCATCTTCCTGCAGCTTCTCCACAATCTGCTGCGCCTCTTCTGTCCCCAGTCCGGAAAACAAAACTTCATAAGGTTGATTATTCAGAATAAGTGCTATTGCAACAGCCCCAATAATCAGCACGGCCGCTCCGGCGATAATTATTTTCTTTGTTTTGCTGCTTAACTTCCCAATAAATTCTTTAAATTGACCAAATTTTTCTTTCATAATTATTCATAACTCTCTTATTCTTTTTTGATTTGCCGTTCTCTTACAGACAGAAAATACACTGCCCCAACAGGCTATAGACTAATACGCATAATTTCGTTATAGGAATCCAGCGCCTTATTCCGCAAAGAAACAAGCATATCCACGGCCAGTTGGGCCTGGGATGATGCAATCATAACAGAATGCGCATCCTCTATCTGCCCTGTGGCCAAAAGATACTGCTTGTTCACCAAATCTTCCTCTGTCGTTTTAACGTTATTGACCGCCTCGTCAAAAATCCCTTTAAAAGCAGACGTTCCTGACTGTTCGTTGACTTTGCCTGCAGCCCCTATTCCTTCACCAAAACTCAATGGCTGAATGGGCGTAATAAATGTCTCATTCATAATAATCCCCTCCTAATCTTACTGTCCCTTAATCGCACTTCTATACCTTGTAAAGTCATTGTTCACTGACTGGAGCAAATACTGATAGTGCAGCGCCGTCCTTGTCAGCTCTGTATACTCCACATCCAGATTCACATTGTTTTCATCCACCCTGGCAGAACTGCTGGTGTCATATATCTGATATGTAGAGCTGTCAATGGCCTGGCGCATCTGGGTATTGTCATGCGTCCCGCTGGCCGCCTTGAGTTTATTCTGGAACGTCTCCTCAAAGCTGACAGATTTTGTTTTGTAACCCGGAGTGTCCACATTGGCGATATTGTCAGATGTCACCTCCTGCTTTTTCCAAAGATAATCCAGTGCCTTGCCTGCCATCGGAATCGTATTTCCAAAAATCATTATCACCACTTCTTTCTTTAAGAATATTGTAAAATATCAGGATTCCCCACCTCTAAGACAATCCTTCTGTATTTTCTTAACAACCTTATTCTGCCGCCCGTATAAATATTCCAGGGAACATATATTGCGCCCTCTGTACAGCCTGCTAACCTGTCACTTCCCAAAGCCTACAAGATATCACTGCCTGTGTCGCTTAAAAGTGACTGGCTGGCGGCCATCACCCTGCT of the Luxibacter massiliensis genome contains:
- the fliF gene encoding flagellar basal-body MS-ring/collar protein FliF produces the protein MKEKFGQFKEFIGKLSSKTKKIIIAGAAVLIIGAVAIALILNNQPYEVLFSGLGTEEAQQIVEKLQEDGTEFRFKDDSTILVKEDEVDLAKAKLVQEGYPKSGFTYDTFKDNAGMMTTDSDKNTYKLYELQDRIGSTIRLFDGVKDAKVTIALGEESKYALSDDQKEKSSASAVVTMDDGGSPTEDQAAAIQRLIAKSVPEMELEDVAVFDGNGNDVSTDGQSAKDGSDAEEIAQVVEDQIDKKVMKVLGPIYGEDNVKVSARAKINMEKLIRESTSYTTPEKIDEQDKTGIVSKEETYNESSVSEGSTQGVAGTDANADTPQYNTDGTTGGSESASESASREYLVDQIKEQGQVDPGVLDDLTVSVAINGNGYGSLREAQIRSLVGNAAGIAAADQNEKITIASAPFYKDNTNNQNADQTSADTTGVPLYAVIAGAAAALLLLILAVILIIRRKRRKAEELEEETEILEEETDSLLDLNQELQEIQNDRGMELKKNIREFADQNAEISAQLLKSWLNGGGANGE
- a CDS encoding flagellar hook-basal body complex protein FliE, which translates into the protein MNETFITPIQPLSFGEGIGAAGKVNEQSGTSAFKGIFDEAVNNVKTTEEDLVNKQYLLATGQIEDAHSVMIASSQAQLAVDMLVSLRNKALDSYNEIMRISL
- the flgB gene encoding flagellar basal body rod protein FlgB gives rise to the protein MIFGNTIPMAGKALDYLWKKQEVTSDNIANVDTPGYKTKSVSFEETFQNKLKAASGTHDNTQMRQAIDSSTYQIYDTSSSARVDENNVNLDVEYTELTRTALHYQYLLQSVNNDFTRYRSAIKGQ